The Lemur catta isolate mLemCat1 chromosome 17, mLemCat1.pri, whole genome shotgun sequence genome segment TAGAGGACTAGAGGGTAAAGGGGACAGACAGGAATGGGGGTCAGAGAAAAAAGGATAGAAGGTCAGGAGTGGGGGGGGATTGGAGGATTAGATGCTGGGCGTGAGGACCAGAAGGAGCGAGGGTaaagggggctggagggggccCCAGAGGCAGATTGGAGGATCAGAGATGGGGTAATAGAGGGAGTCCAGGAAAGAAGGGCTATCACCCAACCTCACATACTTTAAGAAGGAGGGAGGTTGTGGTGTCCAGCCCAAGGCAGACGCGGCTGCCCCTCGAGCTACTGCGGAGGGGCCAGACGCGGATCCGGAGCCGGCATTCGTGGCGCGGCCGACGAACGCTCAGTAGTTGAACTGGCGCTGGCACGGCTGGTAGACAAAGCTGCCCTGGTGCTTGGGCCGGCGTGGACGGCTCTCGCGGGCTCGGTTCTGCCGTTGCACCACCTTGGCGCTCAGCGCATGGCGCTCGGCCCGCTGCCGGGCCCGCTGCAGCCGCCGCGCCTGGCCCGCCTTGTCCAGCAGCACGGCCCGCGCCGGCAGAGGAGCAGCGGCGTGGCGCAGGGCCCGGGGCTCGCGGCGGGCGGGCGCCAGCTCTCTGCAGGGACAGAGCGGGCGCGGTCAGGGCAGGACAAGCCGGCCAGGGGTAGAGGGTGCTGGCATCCCGCCCACCCTTCCGCCGCTGTCCGCTCCCTTGCCTTAGCGCAGTGCTCAGGGCAGGACGCCCTTCTTGTGGGTGCCAGGCCTCACCCCAAGCCAACCCGAAGATGCCTCCTCGGTTCTAGCCCCTGTGACAAGTAAACTGACCCAGGGAAGGCTCGGCCCCGGCCCCTCATTCCGCCCTCGCCTTCTGTACAAGCCAGTATAAGTCCACTCCCTTGGCTCTAGCCTCGTCCCTCAAGCCCCAAATCCGACCCAGTCCTCTCGGCCACATCGCTCCCAAGCCCCGGCCCGGCCGAGAAGCCACGCCTCTCCCTCTGCCGAAGCCCCACCCCTCCGCGCTCAAGCCCGCCCCTAGCCTCGCCCCCCGGCCCGCAGGCCCCGCCCTTTGCCTCAAAGACACTGCTCTTGAGCCGCAGCCCCGTTTAAGCGCCGGGCGGGCTCCGGGCCTCACTCCCCCAGCACCCTGGCCTGCGAGGTTCGCCTCACTCGGCCtccgggccccgcccccggcccgctcACCCGTCGCTAAGGTCGCCGTCAGGCAGGGCAGCATCCGGGAGCGGGGACGGGGGCCCGGTCTCCAGCACGATGGTGCTGCCGGTGACGTAAACGGACATGCTGGGGTGCTCGATGAGGAGGTCCTCCAGGGGGCTGCTCTGGAGGCGGGTGGGCCCGAGTCCAGGCCCCTCTGCAGTAAAACAGGCGGGAGGGGTAACAAACCAGCTCTCGTCCATCAAGGAGGGCGCGGGCGGAGGGCGGCCCGCGGGGGCTGGGGCGGCCCCGGGGCTGGGTGGAGCCGCGTAGCTGTCTACGGGGCGCGGGAGGGGGGGCCATGCAGAGGAGGGGGAGCAGCggggagggacacacacacaccggacacaggggggcggggagagaaagGTCATCGTTAGTCAGACCCGCAGTCCCGCCCGCAGCGCCCACGGGGCACCCACGGACCAGGAGTCTCGACTTGCTGCCCTAGGGGGCCTGAGGTGTGGCCCTTGACACTGCGCTGCCAGAGGGCGGCCCAGGCTTTCGTGGGAAAGGGCCCTGTTCCTACCTCCAGTGTCACTGCCTCAGCCCCTCGTTGCCCAGAAGGCTTGGGAGAACTCCACAATCCCCTAGCTGCTCCCTTCCCTCCGCTGCTCCGCCATTGGCCCTTAGGATGACTCCGCAGGCCCAGGAGTCAGAATCCTGGCCCCCTACTCAGGCCTCACCGGGCAGGTCAATGATGAGCCAGCCGTCCACTTCATCCTCCTCCGAGACGAAGGCGTGGGGACAGTCGGGGTCTTCGGCGGGCGGAGGGGTGCCGAAGAAGAGGCTGGTGAAGCGCTGGAACATGGTGGGGGGTGAAGCGGCCTCACGGGGGCGCCTTATGGCAGTGCGAAAGCCTAGGAATCATAGGAAGGAGTCAGAGCCACCACCGCCTGaagtccacccccacccctagtGAGACCAGAGGACAGAGGATATCACCCCTCGTCCCCTGAGCAGTGATAAGAGTTCAACAGGGACGTGTGGGGAAGCTTTTGGTGTGTGTGCTTTCTGCATTCAAATCCAGGCTTTCCTATCTTCTGTTTAACTTTAGGAAGTTATTTAACTTacctgtgccttagttttctcatctgtcaaaacACAATGATAACAGTACTCCCCCCTCTGGGCCCTTATAAGAATTAAAGAAGCCAATAATAGTATCGTCTTCCAggctgtaataaaaattaaatgagctaaaCACTtaaaaagtgcttagaataggGCCTGGGCACATggtaaacactcaacaaactaataaactaCTTATTACAGGGTACTTTAGGGACATGGAATGAGTGATATATATGACTAGGCTCTGTCATGGAAGGTCTCCAGAGAATTGGACATGCAAGCTGGACCTTAAAGAGTAAACAGGATTTCTCCAGGCAGGAAACAAATTGCCTATATTGTGACCGTTTATTATCATAATGATAACATAGCTAACattcatgtgccaggcactatactaaGTGGCTTTGCCTACATGacctcatgtaatcctcacaacaaccataGGAAGTAGATATAATCCTCTCtgacaggtgaagaaactgaggctcagagaagtaaagtatCTTGCCTAAAGTTTCACAGCTGGTAAGAGACagagtgggatttgaacccatggaGTCAGATTCCAGAGGCAGCACTCGGAATCACTGTACTCCGTTGCCTTTGCTGGGTGTCTCTCTGGTAGGCATTTTTAACTTGGTGGCCAGGGGCCATGgttcatatgtatttttctggGATGAAGGACCTTGGTTTTCACCATGATTTCCTAAACAGCAGTCCTTGACCCCAGAGATTAAGAACCACTACTGGAGCCTGTGTGGTTTGAAAAGCACTGATTAGCAGAAATCCCACAGAACTGCTACAGTCTCACCAAGTGATTGGGCAAGGCTCAGTTGTGTCTATCAGATGAGGTGTGAAGATCCTATGCAGGCAGGCCCTCTCCCCTCTGGCCTCCTTTTCCCAGGCTCCTGCTCAAGGGCAGCATCCCAGGCTGGGAGGAAGATCAGGTTCCCTGGCCCCAGGCGGACAGCAGGTCAGAGGGAGGTAATGATGGAGGGAGGGAGCTCTCAGATCCCAGGAGCCCTTCAGAATGAGAGTTGGACCTGGACCCAAGCAAGCCCTCATCTAGTCCTTCCCCTTGAAGGTGACGAAGAAGGCCTCCTATTCCAGGAATGGAAACACCAATTGGTGGCTGTacctctgtccctctccccaccccagcctgcctcAGGTCTAGACCTTGGCTGAGACCTGCTGGCCAGGCTCCCAGGCTGTACCTAAAGCCTTACCCTCCACACCTGTCCCCTAAAGATGATCAATAGTTTTGCTGCTAAACCACTTGGCACCATTCTGTAGGGGTGTTGCCATACTTCCTGGGAATATCCATACTTTCACTCCCTGGAAGCATTTCTACTCTTACTGCTAACCCACCTGGGATACTTCCATACTTATTGCTACCTCTCCCATTCCCTGGAAATGTTTTCACACTTGCCACAGAATCACCTAACCTCCATACTCTGGGAATATTTCCACATTTTCAGACTCACAGTGGGCGCAAGAAGGAAGTATTCCCTGGGTGCTGGCTTCCCCGGTGGGAAGCCAGGATTATGAAGGTTGGGCCCCCAACTAGTGTCTGCCCAGCACAATCCACATATCCTACCACATCTGTAGTCACAGGTAGTGAGTGACTCAGTTGTCAAAAATCCAGAAAGTTTGGCCCCTCCTGAAGGAAGGGAACACTGGGATCTTGATGAGGCACACCCTCTTTCCAAGAAACTTCTATTTCATTAAGAAGATGAAAGGGATATTTAGAGCTGTTTCAGAGACCATCATATTCACCAAGTTCATTTTATAATCTGATGATCAGAGAGAGGACATAAGTTTATCCAAAGATACATGGCTAGATAGTGGCAGGACAGACCTAGGCCCAGATCACTGAGCATCCAGTCCTGGGTGTACATAGTCAGGAAAGCCTCAGCAAATAATTCCCAAGAATATAATGATGCAGAGGGTACAGGGAGGTCAAACAGAAGCCTCAATCTAGTTACTAGCCCTGTGCTCAGCTCCAAAAGGGTCTGGGGTTCCTGGCACCAAGATTCAGCATGCATTTACCAGAGCACCCACTCTGTACCAGAGCCCACACTGGGCCTCCTCAAATTACGGACAGATTTAGGTAAGAGAGGCTCCCAGGGAGAAGCTCcctgtctgaggtcacacagcaagtcagtgATGGCCAGGAGTGACAGCAGCATCCGCCAGCCAGTGCCTGCCCCCTCTCCTGACCACTGAGGGAGCCTCCCAGATTTCCTTTCCTAGCCTTGCCAGCTTCCTGGTTCTCACattcccagctctgctccagggAGAACATTCCCTTTAATAACTACAGCAGCTGTGCCCAGAATAGCATTTGAGTCCTAAGCCACCCCTACTCCCAGCTCTTGCTTGAGCAAAACCTGGGCTGGGATGGGGCTCCTGGTCCAGCCTCTAGGCCCATTCACTTGGAAAGTTAGAAGCTCTTCTTCTCCTACCCCTTCTCCCACACTCTCTGTGAACAGAGAGAGGGGGCAGCAGAACCCTTGCAATCACCAGCACTAGGCCAGATCCCAGCCCTCCTAGCTGACAACCCCTGGGAGTTGGGGAGGTGATGAAGGGCCAATAGAGGGAACCCTcatcccaccctccaccccaacaTCAGCCCTGGAGACACCCTGAGGCAGCCAGTGACTCACCTTTCTGTGGTCAAAACAGCTGGAAGGCAGCAATTTTATTGGACTCTGGGGTCTCCAAGGTACACAGTGAGGGCAGAGTGGGTCAGGGCCCCAAAAAAGGACCCGATCTCCAGAGATCCCCTGGAAAAAGGTCCAGGAATGAGGAGACCTAGGAGCCCTATCAAATAGTGATGACACTGACTCCTCCCCAGTGCGAGGAGGACGCACTTGTATTGAGCTCCCACTATGGATAATACCATGGTAATGCGTCTGTACTCACTCAGTGAGCCTCACTCTAGTTGGCCGTGTGACCTCTAGTAAGCTACTtctcctctccaggcctcagtttccccgtctatGAAATGGGGTCTAAGACCCCTCATTTTGGTGCTGGGAGTGACGTCAGCTAAAGCGCTGCACACAAATCAGGGATTAGGAGGATGTTATTATGTTAGTCCCTGGAGGGGCGGAGCCTGGAGACGGAGGGAGGGGATTCCACCACCATCTGGTGCTGCCCCAGCGACGTGGAGTCCTAGGCCACCCTGAACAAGACGAGCCCCTCAACCTAGACCCAGCAGCGACGTCTGACTCCTGAGATCTCAAGGAGAAAGCAGGGGATCAGAGGCCTGACCCTAACTCCTGGATTAGCCCAGAAAATCACCCAGCCCCTTCCGGCCCCCCTTGGATTTCAGCGTCTCTCACCCGTGGCCCAGCCCGGACACAGCGGCCACAGGGTCACCGGAGGACAAGCGACCCGAGGCGGGAGGCGGTGCCGGCCTTGGTGACGTCTCAATGTCATATGCAAATAGAGCAACGTCAAGGTCTACCGGGCGTGCGGTAACCAATCGGGAGCCGGGAACGCAGCCCCGGCGGCCGCCGGCGGAGACGGACAAAGGCCCGGGAGCAGGGGGCGCAGGGCGTGTCCAGG includes the following:
- the TP53INP2 gene encoding tumor protein p53-inducible nuclear protein 2 isoform X1 produces the protein MFQRFTSLFFGTPPPAEDPDCPHAFVSEEDEVDGWLIIDLPDSYAAPPSPGAAPAPAGRPPPAPSLMDESWFVTPPACFTAEGPGLGPTRLQSSPLEDLLIEHPSMSVYVTGSTIVLETGPPSPLPDAALPDGDLSDGELAPARREPRALRHAAAPLPARAVLLDKAGQARRLQRARQRAERHALSAKVVQRQNRARESRPRRPKHQGSFVYQPCQRQFNY
- the TP53INP2 gene encoding tumor protein p53-inducible nuclear protein 2 isoform X2 produces the protein MFQRFTSLFFGTPPPAEDPDCPHAFVSEEDEVDGWLIIDLPEGPGLGPTRLQSSPLEDLLIEHPSMSVYVTGSTIVLETGPPSPLPDAALPDGDLSDGELAPARREPRALRHAAAPLPARAVLLDKAGQARRLQRARQRAERHALSAKVVQRQNRARESRPRRPKHQGSFVYQPCQRQFNY